The Rugosibacter aromaticivorans region AATGCCATAAGCTCGCAACAGCAGATGAAGCGCTTCCAAACCATTGCCGACACCAATGCAGTGTTTCACTTCGCAATACTGAGCAAATTCGGCCTCGAAGGCCTCCAACTCGGGGCCCATGATGAACCAGCCTGAGTCCATGACTCGGTGGTAGGCGGCGTCAAGCGGTTCTCGAATCGACTGGTGCAGTCGACCAAGGTCAAGAAATGGAACTTGCATTAGGGGGATACCTTTTGTGCATCTCGTATGAATTCATTGTATTCGCGGTAGTAGTCCAGCTCATCGTAATAGTCCGAGGCCAGCACCATGCAGACGGCGCCTGATGAGAAGTTATCGATTTCCCGCCAGATCATTGGGCAAACATAAAGACCGTAGTAGCTGCGGTTCATATGGATGGTTTTTTTTGCATACCCGTCGTCAAGATGAATATCAAACGAACCGGACATCGCTATGATCAGTTGATGCAATGCTTTGTGAGCATGGCCGCCACGCTCTGCACCGCCGGGCACGTCATAGAGGTAATAAACACGACGAATATCGAATGGTATGTGGCGATTGGCTTCGACAAAGGTCAGGTTGCCTCTCGGGTCGTTAATGCGTGGCAGATCGACGGTTTGGCATTTGTTTAGATTCATCGTTGTTCTCCATTATCTGATCCCCAATGTTCCGTTATTGAAGACGGATAGCCGCGTATAAAGTGTTGCGTCCATGGGTAGGCGGGCTTACCCGAACCATCACGTAGCTTGATAGAGCTTGCTTTGCCAATAACACGTGCTGGAACCCCCGCAACAACCATATGCGGGGGAACATTCTTGGTAACACACGCTTGTGCTGCTACCAAGGAATGATGTCCAACTGTTACCCCTGGGAGCACAACGGATGCGGCAGCAATACTTGCATAGTCTTCTATCGTGCAGCCTATCAATACGTTACTTGGGGGGATCGGATCATTGGTAAGGACAACATAAGGTAGTATCCAAACAAAGTTGCCAATGGTAGTTTTTTTTCCGACAAAAATATTTGATTGAAACCGAACATAGTCGCCAATAGAACAATCCCCTTGGATTTCGCTTGAGGTACCGATCTGAAAACCAACACCAGCGATTGTTTTTTCTCTAACGGTCACGCGATGTCCAGTAGTCAAGCCAGCCCCAAATGTGGAGGACTCATAAAAAACTGAATGGGATCGAATTAGAGAATCATCACCTATGATTAACGGTGTGCCATCACCAAGTGGCGTCGCCATCCCTAATTCGCAGTACGAACCGATTTTTACCCTATCGCCCAGCACAACGTTTTCATTAATAATAGAAAATGCACCACTAGTGTCCGGTTAAATTGAGACGTACCGACGGCAACGCCAACAATGATAAGGGTTTCAAGCGATTCATGGGTGTCCACGATTTGAATTTCATCTTGCGCATTTGCGATCATTCCGGGTTTGGAGAGCTTGGGGTGACGTATGAACGTGGGCAAGACGCTGTTTGCGCAAGTCATGGAGTATGTGCCGTGGAAGACCTTCGGGCGCATCATCGACCGTCATGGCGGCGATGCGGGTGTGCGCACTTTGGGTTGCGCCGACCTGTTTCGCGTGATGGCATTCTCGCAATTGACGTGGCGCGAGTCTTTGCGCGACATCGAGGTCTGCCTGGCATCCAATCAATCCAAGCTGTTTCACATGGGTTTGAGCAGCATACCCGCACGATCGACTCTCTCGGATGCGCTGAATCAGCGGGACTGGCACATTTATCACGCGCTTGCGATGCGCTTGATCGTGCGAGCCAGGAACCTCTACGCCGCAGAACCAACGGGACTGGAACTCGATGCGACGGTCTACGCGCTGGACTCGACCACCATCGACTTGTGTTTGAGCCTGTTCGATTGGGCTCCGTTTCGCAGCACCAAGGCGGCGGTGAAGATGCACACGCTGCTGGACTTGCGCGGGGCGATCCCGGCCTTCATCCACATCAGCGATGGCAAGATGGGCGATGTCAAAGTGCTCGACATCTTGCCCATCGAAGCGGGTGCGTTTTACGTGATGGATCGGGGTTACGTGGACTTCGACCGGCTCTTCAAGATACATCAGGCCGGCGCGTTCTTTGTGACCCGCGCCAAACGCGGCATGGATGCCCATCGGGTTTACTCGACCAAGACCGACCGAAGCACCGGTGTGATCTGCGATCAGGCGATTCGGCTCAACGGGTTTTACGTGTCCAAGGACTACCCAGAGCATTTGCGGCGCATCCGATTCAAAGACCCCGATTCGGGCAAAACGTTGGTGTTTCTGACCAACAACACAACGTTGCCGCCGTTGACCATTGCCGCGCTGTACAAGAGCCGCTGGCAGGTAGAGCTGTTCTTCAAATGGATCAAGCAACACCTGCGCATCAAGCGCTTTCTGGGAACCAGCGAGAACGCGGTGAAGACGCAAATCTGGTGCGCCGTTTCCACCTACGTGCTGATCGCTATCGTCAAGAAAGAGCTCCATCTCAATGCCTCGCTCTACACTTTGTTACAGATATTGTCGGTCTCGATTTTCGAGAAAACCCATATTTCATGCGCCTTGCAGCCAGACACTACTGGAGTCATTGCGCCATTACCCAATAACCAAATGATTCTATTTGATTTTTAACCGGACACTAGTGAAAATGCACCTACTTCAACGCTGTCGCCGAGTTTAGCGCCTGGCGATACAAAAGAAGAAGGATGTATCAATGTCATTTTGACTTCCATGACTTTATTAGCTCGTCAATATTTTTGACGTCAACGGAAAAATCCGCATGAATTCCGAGGTGATGGTTTTCTATTATGTTTCCGAGCACGTAAGAAACATTGATCTGCACCGGAGCCAGCATATTTAGCCAATATCTATAAATCATATTTTCATGCCTCGCCATGATAATCGTTATACGCGTACCTGGCTTGGAGAAAATAGCATTAGATAAGGCTGCCCCTGTAGGGGAAACAATTTCTTTGGCGGCTCTGAAAAGCTGCACCTGTTGCAAAAACGTAAGCTTTTCAGGTTCAACGACGACGTAACCCTTGGAAACCAATAGCGCTTCCAACTCTGCCACATTCGTCACTTTTCTCGCGCCCGAGTTGCGGCGCAGATATATCTTTTCTGGCCAGCCCTGCTCTGCTAGTTCTTCTACAAAAGAAGAAACTTGCTTGCGGATTAACTCGAAGGCGGCTGGGCTGAATATGCCATGCGAATGGCCTGAGCGTTTGTTGTTTCGCCGCTCGAACGGAACGTAGCCTGCGACTGATGGGAGGTAAAGCGAATCGACCAGAAGCGCTCTGCCGATGGGTAGCGTAATAATTTCCCGTTCTGGCCCCGCCATCAGGCACAACGATTCCATGATATTTTTATGGAGCCCTTCGTTGACTACGATTGGAATGTTCTTGAATTGCTCTTCAGCACAAAACACTGCGATGCGAGGCAGCACTTCTGTCAGCCAGTGGGCATAGTTGGATGCGCAAGCATCAACAAAAGCCGCAGCGGCCGGAATGCGTTCCGGCACTTCATCATGCAACAGCCAGCGAATGCGGTGTTTTCTGGCGTCAATCAGATTACGCCCATGGAGCTCTTCGCTAGTGTAGTCACGCTCGAAGTCGTACAAGTCGTGGCAGATGACTCCGTCTTTTGTCAACGTAAGATTGGTTCCGCCGTAAATCATTCCGTCGCTGATCGTAGCGACATAGATAGGCGGAAAGTTATAGCTGTCGTGTGACGACGACAAGTACGCTTGATCGTGAGCAGGAAAAACCTTGGGCGGTGGTGTTTCAACCAGCGCGGTATCCGTCACCTTAGTCGTCGGGATACCCTTTGTTTTTGCATACTCGCTTAGTTTGATCAGTGGACGCCAGCGCCTGGCATTTTTGTTACGAAAATGAGGTGCAATGTGATTTACATACAAAGGATAACCATTGCGCCAACTCCAGATGATCAGCTCTCGCACAAAGGGAATCTGCTTGAGATGTTCAAGGTAAAACTGGCCTACCGCTGTTGCTTTTAGCCGGGCAACAATATCCTGCGATTTGCCCTGCGGCTTTTCAACCTGACGGATAGTCAGACGGCTGAAATCGGTCACGCCCTCCTTAGGTGGCCAAACCGGCAAAAATGACGCTGGCTCCTGCGCCTTGCTGTGGCGTAACAGTTCAGATTGCTGGAGAATAGCCATGATCTGCTCCAACAATTGTTCGTGACGTGCTGCATCAGCGCGCAACGTGCGAATAATATCGAGCACGTTGGACGATGTAACTTCGGCGGAGGGTGGGGTAATGTTGTTATTCATTTTTTCTGCCCGCCAGATAACGCTCGACGATTTCGTCCGGGGATCCATCGGCCACCAGCTTGCCGTGATCCAGCCAGATGACACGGTTGCAGAGCGACTTGATTAACAGCGGGTCGTGTGAAACCATGATCATGATGTTGGCCTTATTAATCAAGGCCTGCATTCTGGCCTTGGCCTTGCTCATGAAGGTGGCATCGCCTCCGGCGAAGATCTCATCTAGCACCAGGATGTCGGGATGCATGGCTGTCGCAAGAGAGAATGCCAGCCGCATGTACATGCCTGTGGAGTAATACTTGACGGGAGTATCGATGAATTCTTCTAATTCGGCGAAGGCAATGACTTCTGGTTCGATTTCTTTCAGTTGCTGCTTGCTATAGCCAAGAATGGAGCCGTTCAGGTAAATATTTTCACGTCCAGTGAACTCCGGGTGAAAGCCGGCACCAATTTCCAGCAACGGCGCGATGCGCCCATTAACTGAAATTTTTCCATCGGATGATTCATAAACTCGGCACAAAGCCTT contains the following coding sequences:
- a CDS encoding acyltransferase; protein product: MTVREKTIAGVGFQIGTSSEIQGDCSIGDYVRFQSNIFVGKKTTIGNFVWILPYVVLTNDPIPPSNVLIGCTIEDYASIAAASVVLPGVTVGHHSLVAAQACVTKNVPPHMVVAGVPARVIGKASSIKLRDGSGKPAYPWTQHFIRGYPSSITEHWGSDNGEQR
- a CDS encoding IS4 family transposase, producing MNVGKTLFAQVMEYVPWKTFGRIIDRHGGDAGVRTLGCADLFRVMAFSQLTWRESLRDIEVCLASNQSKLFHMGLSSIPARSTLSDALNQRDWHIYHALAMRLIVRARNLYAAEPTGLELDATVYALDSTTIDLCLSLFDWAPFRSTKAAVKMHTLLDLRGAIPAFIHISDGKMGDVKVLDILPIEAGAFYVMDRGYVDFDRLFKIHQAGAFFVTRAKRGMDAHRVYSTKTDRSTGVICDQAIRLNGFYVSKDYPEHLRRIRFKDPDSGKTLVFLTNNTTLPPLTIAALYKSRWQVELFFKWIKQHLRIKRFLGTSENAVKTQIWCAVSTYVLIAIVKKELHLNASLYTLLQILSVSIFEKTHISCALQPDTTGVIAPLPNNQMILFDF
- a CDS encoding glycosyltransferase family 61 protein, translated to MNNNITPPSAEVTSSNVLDIIRTLRADAARHEQLLEQIMAILQQSELLRHSKAQEPASFLPVWPPKEGVTDFSRLTIRQVEKPQGKSQDIVARLKATAVGQFYLEHLKQIPFVRELIIWSWRNGYPLYVNHIAPHFRNKNARRWRPLIKLSEYAKTKGIPTTKVTDTALVETPPPKVFPAHDQAYLSSSHDSYNFPPIYVATISDGMIYGGTNLTLTKDGVICHDLYDFERDYTSEELHGRNLIDARKHRIRWLLHDEVPERIPAAAAFVDACASNYAHWLTEVLPRIAVFCAEEQFKNIPIVVNEGLHKNIMESLCLMAGPEREIITLPIGRALLVDSLYLPSVAGYVPFERRNNKRSGHSHGIFSPAAFELIRKQVSSFVEELAEQGWPEKIYLRRNSGARKVTNVAELEALLVSKGYVVVEPEKLTFLQQVQLFRAAKEIVSPTGAALSNAIFSKPGTRITIIMARHENMIYRYWLNMLAPVQINVSYVLGNIIENHHLGIHADFSVDVKNIDELIKSWKSK
- a CDS encoding ABC transporter ATP-binding protein, with product MSSIRVENLSIKFRIYHDRSPSLKDYFANFFKRNGQTAYSDFWAVKDVSFEIKAGDRLGIIGHNGAGKSTLLKALCRVYESSDGKISVNGRIAPLLEIGAGFHPEFTGRENIYLNGSILGYSKQQLKEIEPEVIAFAELEEFIDTPVKYYSTGMYMRLAFSLATAMHPDILVLDEIFAGGDATFMSKAKARMQALINKANIMIMVSHDPLLIKSLCNRVIWLDHGKLVADGSPDEIVERYLAGRKNE
- a CDS encoding sugar 3,4-ketoisomerase; protein product: MNLNKCQTVDLPRINDPRGNLTFVEANRHIPFDIRRVYYLYDVPGGAERGGHAHKALHQLIIAMSGSFDIHLDDGYAKKTIHMNRSYYGLYVCPMIWREIDNFSSGAVCMVLASDYYDELDYYREYNEFIRDAQKVSP